AGAGTAGCCGCTGGGTTACCGTCCCCGGCAATGATGCCCCGAACGCCCACCCGCCGCAATTGCCCAAAATGAGACGCCGCGCCGGCCCGAAAAAGTGCGGTCCATCTCGGGTCATTTCGGGTCATCTCGGTCCATCGTGGGTCATGTGACTTGATCGCGCGCAGCGCGTCCCCATACTGAAATAGTGACAGAGCGGAGACGCGGTCCGTTGGTGCAACCGCCCGCGCGTCTCCGAGAGGCTTCGCCTCCCCTCGCCCCTCTCCCTTTCATGGAGAGGGTGCCCGGAGGGCGGGTGAGGGTGAGAGGTTCGTACCGGCAAGGTGCATTCCACCCTCACCCTCGCTTCGCTCGACCTCTCCCTGAAAGGGAGAGGTGAGGAGAGGAAGAGCCCGCCGGCACACCCCCTGCGCCGGAACGATCTCTTTGCGCGCGAAAGGAGACGCGGAAGAAAAAATTTTTGGAAAATGTAAACACGGGCCGCGATCTAGGAAGGGTGAGGAATCCCGCACGCGCCCGCAACCTCGCGCACCGCGGCGCTTCGGCAACGCGGCAAATTTCTGAATCCCGCGTGGGCAGGTCCGCATCCTTGGGGGCGAGTTGCAAATCTTCCCCCAAGGAGTCCCCCATGAACATCATCGATCACCTCAGCCTTGGCGTTCCCGACATCGAGGAAGCCTGCAAGTTCTACGACGGCCTGTTCGAAACCCTCGGGTGCAAGCGCCTGGCCACGATGGAGACGCTGGCTGCCTACGGCAACGAGGCCGTGCAGTTCGTTCTCATCAAACCCTTCGACGGACAGGAGCATAGCGCGGGCAACGGCACGCACATCTGCTTTGTCGCGGAGTCGCCCGCGGCAGTCGATGCCTTCCACAAGTTCGCCACCGAAAACGGCGGCACCTGCGAAGGCGCGCCCGGGCCGCGCCCCGGCTATCCCCTGCCGGATGTCTATACCGCCTTCGTGCGTGACCCGCATGGGCACAAGCTCGAAGCGATTCACAAGGGGTTCGCGAGCTGATTGCGATCCAATGCGCCTGTGGCAAGTGTGCCCCCGCCCGGTAATCCTCCGGGTGGGGGCACGCTGCCTTGCGAGCCCCTTCGCACGCGGTTAGTCTCCGGCCTGTCTTGTAAGGAGGCGTTTCATGCCGGCAGTAATCACGGGCGATGGCGGATCGATTGCGTATCCCAAGGTGGGCAGCGGGCCCCGGCCGGTGCTGCTCATTCCGGACTGGCTGTTCTCGGGCATGTACTGGCAGGACGTGATGGACGCCCTGCCCCACGATCG
This Chrysiogenia bacterium DNA region includes the following protein-coding sequences:
- a CDS encoding VOC family protein; the protein is MNIIDHLSLGVPDIEEACKFYDGLFETLGCKRLATMETLAAYGNEAVQFVLIKPFDGQEHSAGNGTHICFVAESPAAVDAFHKFATENGGTCEGAPGPRPGYPLPDVYTAFVRDPHGHKLEAIHKGFAS